The proteins below come from a single Gemmatimonadaceae bacterium genomic window:
- a CDS encoding Nramp family divalent metal transporter: MSASPITSTPSPGSPAPAGAPPGVPAGTPPGGESGWRRARETPSLAEVHRTIPVHGLTWWRKLLAFAGPGYLVAVGYMDPGNWATDLAGGSRFGYTLLSVILVSNLMAVLLQGLASKLGIVTGRDLAQACRDHYSPGVNFALWILCELAIAACDLAEVIGTAIALDLLFGIPLAWGVAITALDVLLVLWLQHKGFRMLEALVIALVAVVGLCFLFEMFISRPDLVAVARGFVPSTEILKNREMLYIAIGILGATVMPHNLYLHSSIVQTRKYEESAEGKREAVRFAFLDSTIALSLALFINAAILIVAAATFHRTGNTQVAEIQDAYQLLSPLLGVGAASVVFALALLASGQNSTLTGTLAGQIVMEGFLNIRMRPWLRRLITRAIAIVPAAITAILYGESGTARLLILSQVVLSLQLSFAVFPLVMFTSDRLKMGEFTNPAWLKVLAYAVATVIATLNLWLLVQTVSAWMA, encoded by the coding sequence ATGAGTGCATCCCCCATCACCTCCACGCCTTCCCCTGGCTCACCGGCGCCCGCTGGTGCGCCGCCCGGGGTACCAGCGGGTACGCCGCCGGGCGGGGAGTCGGGGTGGCGCCGGGCGCGCGAAACGCCGTCGCTGGCCGAAGTGCACCGCACCATCCCGGTGCACGGGCTCACCTGGTGGCGCAAGCTGCTGGCCTTTGCCGGGCCCGGGTATCTCGTCGCCGTCGGCTACATGGACCCCGGCAACTGGGCCACCGATCTCGCGGGCGGGTCGCGCTTCGGCTACACGCTGCTCAGCGTCATCCTCGTCTCGAACCTCATGGCGGTGCTCCTGCAGGGGCTCGCCTCCAAGCTGGGAATCGTCACCGGGCGCGATCTCGCGCAGGCGTGCCGCGATCACTACTCGCCGGGGGTGAACTTCGCCCTCTGGATCCTCTGCGAGCTGGCGATTGCCGCCTGCGACCTGGCCGAAGTGATCGGGACGGCGATCGCGCTCGACCTCCTGTTCGGCATCCCGCTCGCCTGGGGGGTCGCGATCACCGCGCTCGATGTGCTCCTGGTGCTCTGGCTGCAGCACAAGGGATTCCGGATGCTCGAGGCGCTGGTGATTGCCCTCGTCGCGGTGGTGGGGCTCTGCTTCCTGTTCGAGATGTTCATCTCGCGCCCCGACCTCGTCGCGGTCGCGCGCGGCTTCGTCCCGTCGACGGAGATCCTGAAGAACCGGGAGATGCTCTACATCGCGATCGGCATCCTGGGCGCGACGGTAATGCCGCACAACCTCTACCTGCACTCGTCGATCGTGCAGACGCGCAAGTACGAAGAGTCGGCCGAGGGAAAGCGCGAGGCGGTTCGCTTCGCCTTCCTCGACTCGACGATCGCCCTCTCGCTGGCGCTCTTCATCAATGCGGCGATTCTCATCGTGGCGGCCGCAACCTTCCATCGCACGGGCAATACGCAGGTGGCCGAGATCCAGGATGCCTACCAGCTCCTGTCACCGTTGCTGGGGGTGGGGGCGGCGAGCGTGGTCTTCGCCCTCGCGCTCCTGGCGTCCGGGCAGAACTCCACACTCACCGGGACGCTTGCCGGGCAGATCGTGATGGAGGGCTTCCTCAACATCCGCATGCGCCCGTGGCTGCGGCGGCTCATCACGCGGGCCATCGCCATTGTGCCGGCGGCGATCACGGCCATCTTGTATGGCGAAAGCGGGACGGCTCGGCTCCTCATCCTGAGCCAGGTGGTCCTCTCGCTCCAACTCTCGTTTGCCGTCTTCCCGCTGGTGATGTTCACGTCCGACCGACTGAAGATGGGGGAATTCACCAACCCCGCGTGGCTCAAGGTTCTCGCCTACGCCGTGGCCACGGTGATCGCGACGCTGAACCTGTGGCTGCTCGTGCAGACCGTGAGCGCGTGGATGGCCTGA
- a CDS encoding universal stress protein yields MDGLMYRRILVPLEHSATDACILDHVRLLARHSGASVVLIHVADGWAARNMEALKLRESEEIRSDRDYIERVARELVAEGVQAEAVLANGDPAREICASAMREQCDLIAMATHGHKFIGDVIHGSVANTVRHETSIPVLLVRAPSGARRASPS; encoded by the coding sequence GTGGATGGCCTGATGTACCGGCGCATCCTGGTTCCGCTCGAGCATTCCGCGACCGACGCGTGCATCCTGGACCATGTGCGCCTGCTGGCGCGCCACAGCGGCGCGTCGGTCGTGCTCATCCACGTGGCCGACGGGTGGGCGGCGCGCAACATGGAAGCGCTCAAGCTGCGTGAGTCGGAGGAAATCCGGAGCGATCGCGACTACATCGAGCGCGTGGCCCGTGAACTCGTCGCCGAGGGAGTGCAGGCCGAGGCGGTGCTGGCCAACGGCGATCCGGCGCGCGAGATCTGCGCCTCGGCCATGCGCGAGCAGTGCGACCTGATCGCGATGGCGACGCATGGGCACAAGTTCATTGGCGACGTGATCCACGGCAGCGTGGCCAACACCGTGCGCCACGAGACGTCGATTCCCGTCCTCCTGGTGCGCGCCCCTTCGGGTGCGCGCCGCGCGTCGCCATCATGA
- a CDS encoding metal-dependent transcriptional regulator — protein MSARKAKGAPLSAPTAPPASIAEWSLTAPVEDYLKAIYAIEAGGDAAATNDIAARLEIAAASVSGMVRRLADQGLVSYERYRGVRLTDLGRRAALRTIRRHRVIETYLAQALGYPWDRVHEEAERLEHAVSDELVDRMATAVGEPLTDPHGHPIPTRDGEIDETRHRTLSDLARGQRSRVMRVSDEDSELLRYLAQIGIRPGVVVTLSDRAPFDGPLTLQVGKGACQVGPALASRVMVELLPD, from the coding sequence ATGAGCGCACGCAAGGCCAAGGGGGCGCCGCTGTCGGCGCCGACCGCGCCGCCGGCGTCGATCGCCGAATGGTCGCTGACCGCTCCCGTCGAGGACTACCTGAAGGCGATCTACGCGATCGAAGCCGGGGGCGACGCGGCGGCGACCAACGACATTGCCGCGCGGCTCGAGATCGCCGCCGCCTCGGTGAGCGGGATGGTGCGGCGCCTGGCCGACCAGGGGTTGGTGTCGTACGAGCGCTACCGCGGCGTGCGCCTCACCGACCTGGGACGTCGCGCGGCGCTGCGCACGATTCGCCGGCACCGGGTGATCGAGACGTACCTGGCGCAGGCGTTAGGCTACCCCTGGGACCGGGTGCACGAGGAAGCCGAGCGCCTGGAGCACGCGGTGAGCGACGAGCTGGTGGACCGCATGGCGACGGCGGTCGGCGAGCCGCTCACCGACCCGCACGGCCACCCGATCCCGACGCGCGACGGGGAGATCGATGAGACGCGTCATCGCACGCTGTCGGACCTGGCGCGAGGGCAGCGCTCGCGCGTGATGCGTGTGAGCGACGAGGACTCGGAGCTATTGCGCTACCTGGCGCAGATCGGGATACGACCCGGCGTGGTGGTCACGCTGTCGGACAGGGCGCCATTCGACGGTCCGCTCACGCTGCAGGTGGGGAAGGGGGCGTGCCAGGTGGGGCCGGCGCTTGCCTCACGCGTGATGGTCGAACTCCTCCCGGACTGA
- a CDS encoding SPFH domain-containing protein, whose translation MLREINKPGTSGLLMLFLGIVLLGLGVWRIIVGASGADPLTAVSGAILLLIAILTLSGLFTVQPNEGKVLNLFGKYVGTVRESGLFWANPFFTKKAVSLRVRNFETAKLKVNDNHSNPIEIGAIVVWKVVDTAEAVFEVDDYQHFVVMQSEAAVRALAQSYPYDAHGLGEIALSTHPAEISAALQQAVSERLHKAGVEVIEARLSHLAYAPEIASAMLRRQQAAAIIAARSKIVEGAVGMVENALALIGDRGLVTLDEERKASMVSNLLVVLCSDRDAQPVVNAGTIYQ comes from the coding sequence ATGCTACGCGAGATCAACAAGCCGGGGACCAGCGGTCTGCTCATGCTCTTCCTGGGCATCGTTCTCCTCGGACTCGGCGTCTGGCGCATCATCGTCGGCGCTAGCGGCGCCGACCCCCTCACCGCGGTCTCCGGGGCCATCCTCCTGCTCATCGCCATCCTGACGCTGTCGGGGCTGTTCACGGTGCAGCCAAACGAGGGAAAGGTGCTGAACCTCTTTGGCAAGTACGTGGGGACGGTGCGCGAGTCGGGGCTGTTCTGGGCCAATCCGTTCTTCACCAAGAAGGCCGTGTCGCTGCGCGTGCGGAACTTCGAGACGGCCAAGCTCAAGGTGAACGACAACCATTCCAACCCCATCGAGATCGGGGCGATCGTGGTGTGGAAGGTGGTCGACACGGCGGAGGCGGTTTTCGAGGTGGACGACTACCAGCACTTCGTGGTGATGCAGTCCGAGGCGGCGGTGCGCGCCCTGGCGCAGTCGTATCCCTACGACGCGCACGGACTGGGCGAGATCGCGCTGAGCACGCACCCGGCCGAGATCTCTGCCGCGTTGCAGCAGGCGGTGTCGGAGCGGCTGCACAAGGCGGGGGTCGAGGTGATCGAGGCGCGACTGAGTCACCTGGCGTACGCGCCGGAGATTGCCAGCGCGATGCTGCGACGCCAGCAGGCGGCGGCGATCATTGCCGCGCGTTCCAAGATCGTGGAGGGGGCGGTGGGGATGGTGGAGAACGCGCTCGCCCTCATCGGCGACCGCGGGTTGGTCACGCTGGATGAGGAGCGCAAGGCATCGATGGTGAGCAACCTGCTGGTGGTGCTGTGCTCGGACCGCGACGCACAGCCCGTCGTGAACGCGGGGACGATCTACCAGTGA
- a CDS encoding DUF72 domain-containing protein, which yields MNANIRVGAQGWNYDAWVGPFYPTGTRSADYLTTYARAFDTVEVDSTFYAIPPAKTVKGWGERVPRDFRFALKLPQEITHENRLRNSAEQLALFTDRARLLGEKLGPILIQLGPDFAPVELPALASFLPTLPQDLDFAIEFRQRGWIHDGIIALLAEHKVALALTDARWIPRKTMLALAERPTGNVAYVRWMGPNRDIVDYSRLQVDRSRELESWSRVLPALAKRVRTVYGYVNNHFAGHSPASLRELQRLLGLPSVAPEDLGEQMSLF from the coding sequence ATGAACGCGAACATCCGAGTCGGCGCGCAGGGGTGGAACTACGACGCCTGGGTCGGCCCCTTCTATCCCACCGGGACGCGAAGTGCCGACTACCTCACCACCTACGCGCGGGCGTTCGACACGGTCGAGGTCGACTCGACGTTCTACGCCATCCCCCCAGCCAAGACGGTGAAGGGGTGGGGTGAGAGAGTCCCGCGCGACTTTCGCTTCGCGCTCAAGCTCCCGCAGGAGATCACGCACGAGAACCGGCTTCGGAACTCAGCGGAGCAGCTTGCGCTCTTCACGGACAGGGCGCGTCTCCTCGGCGAAAAGCTCGGTCCCATCCTCATCCAGCTCGGCCCCGACTTCGCCCCAGTGGAGCTTCCGGCGCTGGCGTCGTTCCTCCCCACGCTCCCCCAGGATCTCGATTTCGCCATCGAGTTCAGGCAGCGCGGCTGGATTCACGACGGGATCATCGCTCTCCTGGCCGAGCACAAGGTGGCGCTGGCGCTGACCGATGCGCGCTGGATTCCACGCAAGACAATGCTGGCGCTGGCCGAGCGTCCCACGGGGAACGTGGCGTACGTGCGATGGATGGGGCCCAACCGTGACATCGTCGACTACTCGCGCCTCCAGGTCGATCGTTCCCGCGAGTTGGAGTCCTGGTCGCGGGTGCTGCCGGCGCTCGCCAAGCGGGTGCGGACGGTGTACGGCTACGTGAATAACCACTTCGCCGGCCACAGCCCGGCGTCGTTGCGCGAGCTGCAGCGCCTGCTTGGGCTGCCCTCGGTGGCACCCGAGGACCTGGGTGAGCAGATGAGTCTTTTCTAG
- a CDS encoding GspH/FimT family pseudopilin: MRPRFGFTAIEMITVLAIVAIVAAFGYPRLAAQLQRTRVHQAARVLAADIEVAASLAARDQRPMIFEGVANGYRIRDRTTGAVRFRRTIGPGTEFGVRALHFEPTSVEFFPSGMTSSPMWVRLTNSGYTRQVQLSRAGFVRVTP, from the coding sequence GTGCGCCCGCGATTCGGATTCACAGCGATCGAGATGATCACGGTGCTGGCGATCGTCGCCATCGTGGCGGCGTTCGGCTATCCGCGATTGGCCGCGCAGCTGCAGCGGACGCGCGTGCACCAGGCGGCGCGGGTGCTGGCGGCCGACATCGAGGTGGCGGCGTCGCTGGCGGCGCGTGACCAGCGCCCGATGATCTTCGAGGGGGTCGCGAACGGCTACCGCATCCGTGACCGCACGACCGGTGCGGTGCGTTTCCGCCGCACCATTGGCCCCGGAACCGAGTTCGGGGTGCGCGCGCTGCACTTCGAGCCGACGAGCGTGGAGTTCTTCCCGTCGGGGATGACGTCGTCGCCGATGTGGGTGCGCCTGACCAACTCCGGCTACACTCGGCAGGTGCAACTGTCGCGCGCCGGCTTTGTGCGGGTGACGCCATGA